One Grus americana isolate bGruAme1 chromosome Z, bGruAme1.mat, whole genome shotgun sequence DNA window includes the following coding sequences:
- the NANS gene encoding sialic acid synthase produces the protein MSREFELCPGRRIGGEHPCFIIAEIGQNHQGDLDIAKRMIRMAKECGADCAKFQKSELEYKFNKKALERPYTSKHSWGKTYGEHKRHLEFSHDQYRELKKYAEEIGIFFTASGMDEMAVEFLHELDVPFFKVGSGDTNNFPYLEKTAKKGRPMVISSGMQSMDTMHQVYQIVKPINPNFCFLQCTSAYPLQPEDVNLRVISAYQSAFPDIPIGYSGHETGIAISVAAVAMGAKVLERHVTLDKTWKGSDHQASLEPDELAELVKAIRTVEKAMGSPVKQLLPCEMACNEKLGKSVVAKVAIPEGAVLTLDMLTVKVGEPKGFPPEAIFDLVGQKVKKSIEEDETVTEQAVKKVKC, from the exons ATGTCGCGGGAGTTCGAGCTGTGCCCCGGGCGCCGCATCGGCGGCGAGCACCCCTGCTTCATCATCGCGGAGATCGGGCAGAACCACCAGGGCGATCTGGACATCGCCAAGCGCATGATCCGCATGGCCAAG GAATGTGGAGCAGACTGTGCTAAGTTCCAGAAGAGCGAACTGGAGTACAAATTCAACAAGAAAGCCTTAGAAAGACCCTATACCTCTAAACATTCCTGGGGAAAGACCTATGGGGAGCACAAGCGCCACTTGGAGTTTAGTCATGACCAATATAGAGAGCTCAAGAAATATGCAGAAGAGATTggcattttcttcacagcttcTGGCATGGATGAG ATGGCTGTGGAATTTCTACATGAACTGGATGTTCCATTTTTCAAAGTAGGATCAGGAGATACAAACAATTTTCCATATTTGGAAAAGACTGCAAAGAAAg GTCGCCCAATGGTGATTTCCAGTGGGATGCAGTCAATGGACACAATGCATCAGGTTTATCAGATTGTGAAGCCCATCAATCCAAACTTCTGCTTCCTGCAATGCACCAGTGCATACCCGCTTCAGCCAGAGGATGTCAATCTCCGTGTTATATCG GCATATCAGTCAGCTTTTCCTGATATCCCCATTGGCTATTCGGGACACGAAACGGGCATAGCCATTTCAGTGGCAGCTGTTGCTATGGGTGCTAAAGTACTGGAACGCCACGTAACTCTCGACAAAACATGGAAAGGAAGTGACCACCAAGCATCCCTGGAACCAGATGAACTGGCAGAGTTAGTGAAAGCCATCCGTACTGTGGAAAAAGCAATGGGTTCTCCAGTCAAACAACTCTTGCCCTGTGAAATGGCTTGCAATGAAAAG CTGGGAAAGTCTGTTGTGGCGAAAGTGGCAATTCCTGAAGGTGCAGTACTGACGCTTGACATGCTGACAGTGAAGGTGGGAGAGCCTAAGGGATTTCCTCCAGAAGCCATCTTTGATCTAGTGGGccagaaggttaaaaaaagtaTCGAAGAAGATGAAACTGTCACTGAGCAAGCAGTGAAAAAAGTGAAGTGCTAA